A region from the Halomonas piscis genome encodes:
- a CDS encoding superoxide dismutase — translation MAHKLPELPYAYDALEPHIDALTMEIHHSRHHNTYVNNLNAALEGTGLEDVPVEEVLADLDRVPDDKRQAVINNGGGVSNHSMFWKMMSPNGGGKPHGDVAKAIEAELGGYEAFQDALKKAALGRFGSGWAWLSVTPEKKLVVENTLNQDSPISHGNTPILGLDVWEHAYYLKYQNKRPDYIDAFFNVINWDDVERRYKAAVA, via the coding sequence ATGGCACATAAACTGCCCGAACTACCCTATGCCTACGATGCGCTGGAACCGCACATCGACGCGCTGACCATGGAAATCCACCATTCGCGTCACCACAATACCTATGTCAACAACCTGAACGCCGCGCTTGAGGGCACCGGCCTTGAAGACGTGCCGGTGGAAGAGGTGCTGGCCGATCTGGATCGCGTCCCCGACGACAAGCGTCAGGCCGTGATCAACAACGGCGGCGGCGTCTCCAACCACAGCATGTTCTGGAAGATGATGTCGCCCAACGGCGGCGGCAAGCCTCACGGCGACGTGGCCAAGGCCATCGAGGCCGAGCTTGGCGGCTATGAGGCCTTCCAGGACGCGCTGAAAAAAGCCGCGCTGGGCCGCTTCGGCAGCGGCTGGGCATGGCTCTCGGTCACGCCGGAGAAAAAGCTGGTGGTAGAGAATACTCTCAACCAGGACAGCCCGATTTCCCACGGCAACACGCCGATCCTGGGGCTGGACGTCTGGGAGCACGCCTACTACCTCAAGTATCAGAACAAGCGTCCGGACTATATCGACGCCTTCTTCAACGTCATCAACTGGGATGACGTCGAGCGCCGCTACAAGGCCGCCGTTGCCTGA
- a CDS encoding electron transfer flavoprotein subunit alpha/FixB family protein, with product MSILVLADLEAGRLAGETAHVLAAARAIGASVDVLVAGEGVKAAAEAAAGLDGVRRVRLADHDVYAHRLAEPMGALLEALADDYTHVLASTSSAGKNVLPRLAALKGVGQVSDIIAVESADTFKRPIYAGNAVARVQNHETLKVISVRPSAFDAVAPAAEAAPVEALDIVVENTLAQFVDEQLAASERPELGGASVIVSGGRGMGNGENFRLLGGIADKLDAAIGASRAAVDAGFVPNDMQVGQTGKIVAPELYIAVGISGAIQHLAGMKDSRVIVAINNDEEAPIFRIADYGLVGDLFEALPELESKL from the coding sequence ATGAGCATTCTGGTACTCGCCGATCTGGAAGCCGGCCGGCTGGCCGGCGAAACGGCCCACGTGCTGGCGGCCGCCCGGGCCATCGGCGCAAGCGTGGACGTGCTGGTAGCGGGCGAGGGCGTCAAGGCGGCTGCCGAAGCCGCCGCCGGGCTGGACGGCGTGCGCCGGGTACGCCTGGCGGACCACGACGTTTACGCCCACCGCTTGGCCGAGCCGATGGGCGCCCTGCTGGAAGCCCTCGCCGACGACTACACCCATGTGCTGGCAAGCACCTCCTCGGCGGGCAAGAACGTACTGCCGCGCCTGGCGGCGCTGAAGGGCGTGGGCCAGGTGTCCGATATCATCGCCGTGGAAAGCGCCGATACCTTCAAGCGTCCGATCTACGCCGGCAACGCCGTGGCGCGGGTGCAAAATCACGAGACGCTCAAGGTCATCAGCGTGCGCCCCAGCGCCTTTGATGCGGTGGCGCCGGCGGCAGAGGCGGCGCCGGTGGAGGCGCTGGATATCGTCGTGGAAAACACCCTAGCGCAGTTTGTCGACGAGCAGCTGGCCGCAAGCGAGCGCCCCGAGCTTGGCGGCGCCAGCGTCATCGTCTCCGGCGGGCGCGGCATGGGCAACGGCGAGAACTTCAGGCTGCTGGGCGGCATTGCCGACAAGCTCGACGCCGCTATCGGCGCCTCCCGGGCGGCGGTGGACGCAGGCTTCGTGCCCAACGACATGCAGGTGGGCCAGACCGGGAAGATTGTCGCCCCAGAGCTCTATATCGCCGTGGGCATCTCCGGGGCCATCCAGCACCTGGCCGGGATGAAAGACTCCCGGGTCATCGTCGCCATCAACAACGACGAGGAAGCGCCGATTTTCCGGATCGCCGACTACGGGCTGGTGGGGGATCTGTTCGAGGCCCTGCCCGAGCTTGAAAGCAAGCTCTAG
- the nrdI gene encoding class Ib ribonucleoside-diphosphate reductase assembly flavoprotein NrdI has protein sequence MSRAPELVYFSTKSGNTRRFVEKLGLSAERIPFEKEATPLKVDSPYILIVPSYGGGTVAGAVPKPVIHFLNDAHNRRLIRGVVAAGNTNFGTAYGIAGRIVAEKCGVPLLYRFELFGTPQDVVNVRQGVTSFWQPHL, from the coding sequence ATGAGTCGCGCACCGGAGCTTGTGTACTTTTCGACAAAATCGGGCAATACCCGCCGCTTTGTCGAAAAGCTCGGCCTTTCCGCCGAGCGCATTCCCTTCGAGAAGGAGGCGACGCCGCTGAAGGTTGATTCGCCCTATATTCTCATCGTGCCCAGCTACGGCGGCGGCACAGTAGCGGGGGCCGTACCCAAACCGGTGATTCATTTTTTGAACGATGCGCACAACCGGCGCCTGATCCGCGGCGTTGTCGCCGCGGGCAATACCAACTTCGGCACTGCCTACGGCATTGCCGGTCGCATCGTCGCGGAGAAGTGCGGCGTGCCGCTTTTATATCGCTTTGAGCTTTTCGGCACGCCGCAAGACGTCGTCAACGTTCGTCAGGGAGTTACCTCGTTTTGGCAACCACATCTGTAG
- a CDS encoding IS4 family transposase, whose protein sequence is MHFSDAIDAIAKSVPDDFSSLSEVLSPELIDTCLEEAGVATLRKRRLPLDMVVWAVVGMALFRHIPMGQIVNHLDIMLPGKRPFVAPSAVVQARQRLGVEPVKRVFEQTQALWHQQTPHPHWSGLTLLGVDGVVWRTPDSPENQAAFARTRNAQGEASYPQIRMVCQMELTSHLLTGSAFDSVASSEMELTTQLIGSTPDHSLTLFDRGFYSLGLLHAWQSAGEQRHWLIPLKKGTQYQEERSLGRQDRLVTLSTSPQARKKWPALPPTMTARLLRRKVNGKEVQILTSMTDPLRFPAADIVDLYSHRWEIELGYREMKQSLLGNRLTLRSRTPEMVFQELWGTLLAYNLIRFQMARMAYSLDAVHPNQLSFHQAAHWLIKELTILPWVSPGRVPGVVQSMLDMAPSFVLPERRERSYPRSVRRRPQKYPTKKNASQR, encoded by the coding sequence ATGCATTTCAGCGACGCTATTGATGCCATCGCCAAGTCGGTACCCGACGATTTCTCCAGCCTCTCCGAGGTGCTCTCCCCTGAACTGATCGACACCTGTCTTGAAGAAGCCGGCGTGGCCACACTGCGCAAGCGTCGCCTGCCGTTGGACATGGTGGTCTGGGCGGTTGTCGGGATGGCCTTGTTTCGGCATATCCCGATGGGGCAGATCGTCAATCACCTCGACATCATGCTGCCCGGCAAGCGTCCCTTCGTCGCGCCCAGTGCCGTGGTGCAGGCACGTCAACGGCTTGGAGTGGAGCCCGTCAAGCGCGTCTTCGAGCAGACCCAGGCCCTGTGGCATCAGCAGACCCCTCACCCCCACTGGAGTGGTCTGACGTTACTGGGCGTTGATGGTGTGGTCTGGCGTACTCCTGACTCTCCCGAGAATCAGGCAGCCTTTGCGCGCACGCGCAATGCTCAGGGGGAGGCGAGCTATCCGCAGATTCGCATGGTGTGCCAGATGGAGCTGACCAGCCACCTGCTGACGGGATCCGCCTTCGACAGTGTCGCGAGCAGTGAAATGGAGCTGACCACTCAGCTCATCGGCAGCACCCCGGATCACTCCCTGACGCTGTTTGATCGTGGGTTCTACTCACTGGGTTTGCTGCATGCCTGGCAGAGCGCCGGCGAGCAGCGGCATTGGCTGATTCCTCTAAAGAAGGGAACACAGTATCAGGAAGAGCGCTCACTAGGCCGGCAGGATCGCCTGGTGACCCTGTCGACGTCACCTCAGGCGCGCAAGAAGTGGCCAGCCTTGCCGCCGACGATGACGGCGCGGCTGTTACGCCGCAAGGTGAACGGCAAGGAAGTGCAGATCCTGACCTCGATGACCGACCCGCTGCGCTTTCCGGCGGCGGATATCGTCGATCTCTACAGCCACCGCTGGGAAATCGAACTGGGCTACCGGGAAATGAAGCAATCTCTGCTGGGTAACCGCCTGACACTGCGTAGCCGCACCCCGGAGATGGTCTTTCAGGAGCTCTGGGGCACGTTGTTAGCCTATAACCTGATCCGCTTCCAGATGGCTCGCATGGCCTATAGCCTGGATGCCGTGCATCCCAATCAGCTCAGCTTCCATCAGGCTGCTCACTGGCTCATCAAGGAGTTAACGATCCTGCCCTGGGTCTCGCCAGGACGCGTGCCCGGCGTGGTTCAGTCGATGCTGGACATGGCACCTTCCTTCGTCCTGCCTGAACGACGCGAACGATCTTATCCTCGCTCAGTCAGGCGGCGACCACAGAAATACCCCACTAAGAAAAATGCCAGTCAGCGTTAA
- a CDS encoding electron transfer flavoprotein subunit beta/FixA family protein → MKVLVAVKRVVDHNVQIRVKPDGSDVELTHVKMAMNPFCEIAVEEAVRLKEQGTASEIVAVTIGPRAAQEQLRSAIALGADRAIHVQTEERVDSHCAARVLAQVAEQEQPGLVLLGKQSIDSDNNQTGQMLAALMGAAQGTFASNIEIDGQAATVTREVDGGLQRLRLSLPAVITADLRLNEPRYAKLPAIMKAKKTPLEDTTPEALGVSTASNIELLGVEPPQERRGGVKVASVDELVDKLRNEAKVIS, encoded by the coding sequence ATGAAAGTACTCGTCGCGGTGAAACGCGTCGTCGACCACAACGTCCAGATCCGGGTCAAGCCGGACGGTTCGGATGTGGAACTGACCCACGTCAAGATGGCCATGAATCCGTTTTGCGAAATTGCCGTGGAAGAGGCCGTGCGCCTGAAAGAGCAGGGCACGGCCAGCGAAATCGTGGCCGTGACGATTGGCCCCAGGGCCGCCCAGGAGCAGCTGCGCTCGGCCATTGCGCTGGGCGCCGACCGCGCCATTCATGTCCAGACCGAGGAGCGCGTGGACTCCCACTGTGCCGCCAGGGTGCTGGCGCAGGTGGCCGAGCAGGAGCAGCCCGGGCTGGTGCTGCTGGGCAAGCAGTCCATCGACAGCGACAACAACCAGACAGGCCAGATGCTGGCCGCGCTGATGGGCGCCGCCCAGGGAACCTTTGCCTCGAACATCGAGATAGACGGCCAGGCAGCGACGGTGACCCGGGAAGTCGACGGCGGCCTGCAAAGGCTGCGGCTGTCGCTGCCGGCGGTGATTACCGCCGACCTGCGCCTGAACGAGCCGCGCTACGCCAAGCTGCCGGCGATCATGAAGGCCAAGAAGACGCCGCTGGAGGATACCACCCCCGAAGCGCTCGGGGTCAGCACGGCGTCGAATATCGAGCTGCTGGGCGTTGAGCCGCCGCAAGAGCGCCGGGGCGGGGTCAAGGTAGCCTCGGTGGATGAGCTGGTGGACAAACTCAGGAATGAAGCAAAGGTGATTTCATGA
- the nrdH gene encoding glutaredoxin-like protein NrdH: MTIRVYSAAACVQCLATCREMEKRGLSYTVINVDETPAAREDLAQLGYRQLPVVTVGESHWSGFRPDRIRELAGATA, encoded by the coding sequence ATGACTATCAGGGTGTATAGCGCTGCGGCCTGCGTGCAGTGCCTGGCGACCTGTCGGGAAATGGAAAAGCGAGGGCTTTCTTATACCGTTATCAACGTCGACGAAACCCCCGCCGCCCGAGAAGACCTCGCCCAGCTTGGCTATCGTCAGCTGCCGGTCGTTACCGTGGGCGAGTCGCACTGGTCGGGCTTTCGTCCGGATCGTATTCGCGAACTCGCCGGCGCTACGGCATGA
- the nrdE gene encoding class 1b ribonucleoside-diphosphate reductase subunit alpha, whose translation MATTSVAPAPSQQAAKTLDYHALNAMLNLYGADGRLQLDKDREAARQYFLQHVNQNTVFFHSLEEKLDYLVEEGYYEAEMLEQYRLDFVKALFEQAYGYQFRFSSFLGAFKYYTSYTLKTFDGKRYLERFEDRVCMVALTLARGDETLARALVDEIINGRFQPATPTFLNCGKRQRGELVSCFLLRIEDNMESIGRSINSALQLSKRGGGVAFLLSNIREQGAPIKRIEDQSSGIIPIMKLLEDAFSYANQLGARQGAGAVYLNAHHPDILHFMDTKRENADEKIRIKTLSMGVTIPDITFELAKSNEDMYLFSPYDVERVYGVPFGDISVTEKYHDMVADKRIHKTRINARAFFQTLAELQFESGYPYVLFEDSANRDNPIAGRINMSNLCSEILQVNTPSRYDEDLGYEHVGEDISCNLGSLNIAKVMDSGDIGASVETAVRGLTAVSEMSNLASVPSVANGNAQSRAIGLGQMNLHGFLAREHIYYGSEEGLDFTNLYFYCVTYHALRASNRLAMENGDTFKGFADSDYASGRFFDKYTDRVWEPRTARVRELFARVGIALPTQDDWRELKASVMAYGLYNRNLQAIPPTGSISYINHSTSSIHPVAAKIEIRKEGKLGRAYYPAPYLDDENMAYFQDAYEIGAEKIIDTYAEATRHVDQGLSLTLFFPDTATTRDINRTQIYAWRKGIKTLYYIRLRQAALAGTEVEGCVSCTL comes from the coding sequence TTGGCAACCACATCTGTAGCACCGGCGCCTTCCCAGCAGGCAGCAAAAACGCTGGATTATCACGCGCTCAACGCCATGCTCAACCTGTACGGCGCCGACGGCCGCCTGCAGCTGGACAAGGACCGCGAGGCGGCGCGCCAGTATTTTTTGCAGCACGTCAACCAGAACACGGTATTTTTCCATTCGCTGGAAGAGAAGCTCGACTACCTGGTGGAAGAGGGCTATTACGAAGCCGAGATGCTCGAGCAGTACCGCCTTGATTTCGTCAAGGCGCTGTTTGAGCAGGCCTATGGCTACCAGTTTCGCTTCTCGAGCTTTCTCGGCGCGTTCAAGTACTACACCAGCTATACGCTCAAGACCTTCGACGGCAAGCGCTACCTGGAGCGCTTCGAGGATCGAGTCTGCATGGTGGCGCTGACTCTGGCGCGGGGCGATGAAACGCTTGCCCGCGCGCTGGTCGACGAGATCATCAACGGCCGTTTCCAGCCCGCCACGCCGACGTTTCTCAACTGCGGCAAGCGCCAGCGCGGCGAGCTGGTGTCGTGTTTTCTGCTGCGCATCGAAGACAACATGGAGTCCATCGGCCGCTCCATCAACTCGGCGCTGCAGCTGTCCAAGCGCGGCGGCGGGGTGGCATTTCTGCTCAGCAACATTCGCGAGCAGGGCGCACCGATCAAGCGCATCGAGGATCAGTCGTCGGGTATCATCCCCATCATGAAGCTTTTGGAAGACGCGTTTTCCTACGCCAACCAGCTGGGCGCGCGCCAGGGCGCCGGAGCGGTGTATCTCAACGCCCACCACCCGGATATCCTGCACTTCATGGACACCAAGCGGGAAAACGCCGACGAGAAGATCCGCATCAAGACGCTGTCCATGGGGGTGACCATCCCCGACATCACCTTTGAGCTGGCCAAAAGCAACGAGGACATGTATCTGTTCTCGCCCTACGACGTCGAGCGTGTCTACGGCGTGCCGTTCGGCGATATCAGCGTGACCGAGAAGTACCACGACATGGTCGCCGACAAGCGCATCCACAAGACCAGGATCAACGCCCGGGCGTTTTTCCAGACGCTCGCCGAGCTGCAGTTCGAATCCGGCTACCCCTATGTATTGTTTGAAGACAGCGCCAACCGCGACAACCCCATCGCCGGGCGGATCAACATGAGCAACCTGTGCTCGGAAATTTTGCAGGTGAACACGCCCAGTCGCTACGACGAAGACCTGGGCTATGAGCACGTGGGCGAAGACATTTCCTGCAACCTGGGCTCGCTCAACATTGCCAAAGTAATGGATTCCGGCGATATCGGCGCAAGCGTCGAGACCGCCGTGCGCGGGCTGACCGCGGTCTCCGAGATGAGCAATCTGGCCTCGGTGCCGTCGGTGGCCAACGGCAACGCCCAGTCCCGGGCCATCGGCCTTGGGCAGATGAACCTCCACGGCTTTCTCGCCCGGGAGCATATTTACTACGGCTCCGAAGAAGGGCTCGATTTCACCAACCTGTATTTCTACTGCGTGACCTACCACGCCCTGCGCGCGTCCAACCGCCTGGCCATGGAAAACGGCGACACCTTCAAGGGCTTTGCCGACTCCGACTACGCCAGCGGCCGCTTTTTCGACAAATATACCGACCGGGTCTGGGAGCCGCGCACGGCCAGAGTCAGGGAGCTGTTTGCGCGGGTCGGCATCGCGCTGCCGACTCAGGACGACTGGCGCGAACTGAAAGCGTCGGTGATGGCCTACGGGCTTTACAACCGCAACCTCCAGGCGATACCGCCCACCGGCTCGATTTCCTACATCAACCATTCGACGTCGAGCATTCACCCGGTGGCGGCGAAAATCGAAATCCGCAAGGAAGGCAAGCTCGGCCGGGCCTATTATCCGGCGCCGTACCTCGACGACGAGAACATGGCGTATTTCCAGGACGCCTACGAGATCGGCGCGGAAAAGATCATCGATACCTACGCCGAGGCCACCCGGCACGTGGATCAAGGGCTGTCGCTGACGCTGTTTTTCCCCGACACCGCCACCACCCGGGACATCAACCGCACCCAGATCTACGCCTGGCGCAAGGGCATCAAGACCCTTTACTACATCCGCCTGCGCCAGGCCGCGCTTGCCGGAACCGAAGTCGAAGGCTGTGTCTCCTGCACGCTATAA
- a CDS encoding sulfurtransferase, which yields MSHPLISAAALDAALAGKAPPLVLDCRARLDDAEAGERLWGEGHVPGARYVALEGDLAGAPGAGGRHPLPSAAAFTRTVQRLGITPEAAVVVYDDRGGQLAAARAWWMLAVWADHPDVRVLDGGLDAWKQRGGALVTATQAPTPSAWQPRFNDAAWVGADTIAEGEVLPVDARAPARFRGESEPVDPVAGHIPGAHSRPGADNLTADGYFKPAAVLDDELPRAPAVAAYCGSGITACHNVLAYAVAGRALPALYAGSWSEWITVASRPVATGESSR from the coding sequence ATGTCACACCCGCTGATTAGCGCCGCAGCGCTTGATGCCGCCCTTGCCGGCAAGGCGCCGCCGCTGGTGCTGGACTGCCGCGCGCGGCTGGATGATGCTGAAGCCGGCGAGAGGCTGTGGGGCGAGGGCCATGTCCCCGGAGCCCGTTACGTGGCGCTGGAAGGCGATCTCGCCGGTGCGCCGGGCGCCGGCGGGCGCCATCCGCTGCCGTCGGCTGCGGCGTTTACCCGCACCGTGCAGCGCCTGGGCATTACCCCTGAGGCCGCGGTGGTAGTGTATGATGACCGCGGCGGCCAGCTGGCCGCCGCGAGGGCCTGGTGGATGCTGGCCGTGTGGGCCGACCACCCGGACGTGCGCGTGCTCGACGGCGGGCTTGATGCCTGGAAGCAGCGCGGCGGGGCGTTGGTAACGGCGACGCAAGCGCCGACCCCGAGCGCCTGGCAGCCGCGGTTCAACGACGCCGCCTGGGTGGGTGCCGATACCATCGCCGAAGGCGAGGTGCTGCCGGTCGACGCCCGGGCGCCGGCGCGGTTTCGCGGCGAGAGCGAGCCCGTGGACCCGGTAGCCGGTCACATCCCCGGTGCCCACAGCAGGCCAGGCGCGGACAATTTGACCGCCGACGGCTACTTCAAGCCCGCCGCCGTACTCGACGACGAGCTGCCCCGGGCGCCAGCCGTTGCGGCCTACTGCGGTTCCGGCATCACTGCCTGCCACAACGTCCTGGCCTACGCCGTGGCCGGGCGGGCGCTGCCGGCGCTTTACGCCGGCTCCTGGAGCGAATGGATCACCGTGGCGTCGCGCCCCGTCGCCACCGGCGAGTCGTCTCGGTAG